The genome window GCGCGGGTAATACCCGCATTGACCGATGATTTCACCCTTTTCGATTTTCTGACCCACCCGGACACGGGATTGGGACAAAAAGGCGTACAGGGAATAATAATCCTTGCCGTGAAAAACAATGATCACCCGACCGAATCCGCGCAACTGATCATCATAAACCACCTTGCCCCAGGACACGGCACGCACGCTGTCATCCTTGTTGACTGCCAGACTCAGCCCCCTGTGGGGCGGCTGGGCCTTGGGGTGAAAGCCCTTGACCAGACGACCTTTGGCCGGCCAGGGCAGGTGTCCCTTGAGCTTGGGAAAGGATCTGGTGTCAAGGATCTGCAATTTGTAATGCAGGTCCTTGATGGTCTGGGCAATGGATGCCAGTTCCTCCTTGAGATCAAGCTCTTGGGAGCGGATCTTTTTCACCTGGGACAAAAACCCCAGCCGCTTTGCCAGCAGATCCTCCTGCACGGCCCGAAGCTCCTCATCCTTGGCCTGGGCCGCCCGGCTGGCCTCTTCAAAGTGTTTGAGATCTTCAAGGGCCTGGGTTTCAGCCTTTTGAAGGGCAAACAACTTGGTTCCGGTCTGCCCGTAAAGTGCTGAAAGCCAGGTGGATTCCCGCTGAGCCCTAGCCCAGGAATCACCCTGATCAAACCGCTTGCTGGCCTGCCCGGTGAGAAAAACCGGCCACAAGGTTCGAAGCAGGCTGGCGGCTTCC of Desulfoplanes formicivorans contains these proteins:
- a CDS encoding murein hydrolase activator EnvC family protein, yielding MVHTVFCWKKQLQLMVCLCMGLGAVVCFCRVCLGASATAIKENIARETTRASEKKEALTRLSAKERKLFKNLARVEDQIRTLETQLEANRRELKDLEDRKAVMQKRYEASRATRERLHEEAASLLRTLWPVFLTGQASKRFDQGDSWARAQRESTWLSALYGQTGTKLFALQKAETQALEDLKHFEEASRAAQAKDEELRAVQEDLLAKRLGFLSQVKKIRSQELDLKEELASIAQTIKDLHYKLQILDTRSFPKLKGHLPWPAKGRLVKGFHPKAQPPHRGLSLAVNKDDSVRAVSWGKVVYDDQLRGFGRVIIVFHGKDYYSLYAFLSQSRVRVGQKIEKGEIIGQCGYYPRIKGTGLYFELRFGQKAINPLHWLEPA